A portion of the Bactrocera neohumeralis isolate Rockhampton chromosome 2, APGP_CSIRO_Bneo_wtdbg2-racon-allhic-juicebox.fasta_v2, whole genome shotgun sequence genome contains these proteins:
- the LOC126761792 gene encoding high affinity copper uptake protein 1 isoform X2 — translation MDMGHTHGNDSTTTTASCPMIMVFHGGHCERILWRGWVASTVTEFGLSCVAWFFIAFLYEALKFGRQQLHKYAAQKAAESMALEVEARRAAHPPGCTHAPTPLPEIRVKTNRDHLFSIHHIIQSLLNVVQIIISYLLMLVFMNFNYWLCLSMILGLGFGYFCFGWIRQQGIGTECCT, via the exons atggaTATGGGTCATACGCACGGTAATGATAGCACGACGACGACAGCTTCTTGTCCAATGATCATGGTG TTCCACGGTGGTCATTGCGAGCGAATATTATGGCGCGGTTGGGTTGCCAGTACTGTGACAGAGTTTGGTCTCTCTTGTGTCGCTTGGTTTTTTATCGCCTTTCTTTACGAAGCACTGAAATTCGGGCGTCAACAATTACATAAATATGCGGCACAAAAAGCGGCAGAAAGTATGGCGTTGGAGGTTGAAGCGAGACGTGCTGCCCATCCCCCGGGTTGCACACATGCGCCTACTCCGTTGCCAGAGATTCGAGTCAAAACTAATAGAGATCATCTTTTTTCCATACACCACATCATCCAATCGCTGCTAAATGTCGTGCAGATTATCATTTCCTACCTGCTGATGTTGGTCTTCATGAACTTCAATTATTGGCTGTGCTTGTCCATGATATTGGGCTTGGGTTTCGGCTACTTCTGCTTTGGTTGGATAAGGCAACAAGGTATCGGCACTGAATGTTGCACATAA
- the LOC126761792 gene encoding high affinity copper uptake protein 1 isoform X1 yields the protein MDMGHTHGNDSTTTTASCPMIMVFHGGHCERILWSSWVASTYVEFIFSCLAFVVMGFLYEALKFLRQQLIRRAVRKEAERINLELESKQIASSASGSIGRNSREALADIRVTKINYIQYAMTSTHIITSLLFFVQVALSYLLMLVFMNYNYWLCLSVVAGLGFGYFIFGWSQHDAYDNECCH from the exons atggaTATGGGTCATACGCACGGTAATGATAGCACGACGACGACAGCTTCTTGTCCAATGATCATGGTG TTCCATGGCGGACATTGTGAGCGTATACTTTGGAGCAGTTGGGTGGCCAGTACATACGTAGAATTCATATTCTCTTGCTTGGCATTTGTAGTGATGGGGTTTCTATATGAGGCGTTAAAATTTTTGCGTCAACAACTTATCCGACGTGCTGTCCGCAAAGAAGCTGAACGCATCAATTTGGAATTGGAGTCAAAACAAATCGCTAGTAGCGCCTCTGGATCGATTGGTCGTAATTCCAGAGAAGCTTTAGCCGACATACGAgtgacaaaaataaattatatccaGTATGCAATGACATCGACACACATCATTACGTCACTTCTCTTTTTCGTACAAGTCGCTCTCTCTTATTTGTTGATGTTGGTATTCATGAATTATAACTACTGGTTATGTCTATCAGTTGTTGCAGGTTTAGGTTTCGGTTACTTCATTTTCGGTTGGTCTCAACACGATGCTTATGATAACGAATGTTGTCATTAA
- the LOC126751244 gene encoding 4-hydroxybenzoate polyprenyltransferase, mitochondrial, which produces MSVLRNIQSIQKCVRFQTVIYTAPQMCLDERRNTIYIKKLHTGVMGCSHFTKAPSQLFAHTHCNRNLYFKLEKQISRAALYATTKRYSSNKDKKKMPNISAAQGISSSYAPEAKVSKSYELKKSIKEAVSPYCRLMRLDRPIGTYLLFWPCAWSIALSANAGCWPDWKMLGLFATGALIMRGAGCTINDLWDKDIDAKVERTRTRPLASGEVTQFDAIVFLSAQLSLGLLVLLQLNWQSIVLGASSLGLVITYPLMKRVTYWPQLVLGMAFNWGALLGWCATQGVVNWEACLPLYLSGICWTIVYDTIYAHQDKFDDIQIGVKSTALRFGNNTKIWLSGFTAAMLSGLSLAGVATEQTVAYYAAVGVVGAHLVQQIYSLNIDNPTDCAKKFFSNHQVGLILFLGIVLGTLLKPKEKMDNGPLPVGNNTFPQMQPANSLVNIPAKPEVLT; this is translated from the exons ATGTCAGTGCTACGTAATATACAATCTATCCAAAAATGTGTAAGATTTCAAACAGTTATCTACACTGCACCACAAATGTGCTTGGATGAAAGGAGAAACActatatatatcaaaaaattgcACACTGGTGTTATGGGTTGCAGCCATTTCACGAAGGCGCCTTCACAACTCTTTGCCCATACTCATTGTAACCGTAATTTATACTTCaaattagaaaaacaaatttcaagaGCTGCTCTATACGCGACCACAAAGAGGTATTCAAGTAATAAAGACAAGAAGAAAATGCCCAATATATCCGCAGCACAAGGAATCTCCTCCAGCTATGCGCCTGAGGCTAAAGTTAGTAAATCATACGAGTTAAAGAAAAGCATAAAGGAAGCTGTTTCGCCATATTGCCGCTTAATGCGTTTGGATCGGCCTATAG GAACATATTTGTTATTCTGGCCCTGTGCGTGGAGTATTGCGCTCAGCGCAAATGCCGGTTGTTGGCCGGATTGGAAAATGTTGGGCCTCTTTGCTACAGGCGCACTGATAATGCGCGGTGCTGGTTGTACCATAAATGATCTATGGGACAAAGATATTGACGCAAAGGTGGAACGTACACGCACGCGACCATTAGCTTCCGGTGAAGTAACGCAATTTGATGCTATTGTATTTTTATCGGCTCAGTTGAGTTTGGGCCTGTTAGTATTACTTCAGCTAAACTGGCAATCAATAGTATTAGGCGCAAGTTCATTGGGATTAGTCATAACATATCCGCTAATGAAACGTGTAACGTACTGGCCTCAACTAGTGCTTGGCATGGCTTTCAATTGGGGCGCTCTTTTAGGTTGGTGTGCGACTCAAGGCGTAGTCAACTGGGAAGCTTGTTTACCATTGTATCTATCCGGTATTTGTTGGACAATTGTATATGATACTATATACGCACATCAAGACAAATTCGACGACATCCAAATTGGCGTGAAATCAACTGCTTTACGATTTGGAAATAACACCAAAATATGGCTATCTGGATTTACAGCAGCTATGCTCTCAGGACTATCACTTGCTGGTGTAGCTACGGAACAAACAGTTGCATACTACGCAGCAGTGGGTGTGGTGGGCGCTCACTTAGTACAACAG atatattcGCTAAACATTGATAATCCAACAGACTGTGCGAAGAAGTTCTTCTCGAATCACCAGGTTGGATTAATTTTATTCCTTGGCATTGTTTTGGGCACCCTTTTAAAACCGAAAGAGAAAATGGATAATGGACCTTTACCTGTAGGAAACAATACCTTTCCACAAATGCAACCTGCAAACAGCCTTGTAAATATACCCGCTAAACCGGAGGTTTTAACGTAA
- the LOC126751249 gene encoding eukaryotic initiation factor 4A-III produces MDKITRKNVPAEDLSNVEFETSEDVEVVPTFNAMNLKEELLRGIYAYGFEKPSAIQQRSIKPIVKGRDVIAQAQSGTGKTATFSISILQSLDTTLRETQVLCLSPTRELAVQIQKVILALGDFMNVQCHVCIGGTNLGEDIRKLDYGQHIVSGTPGRVFDMIKRRVLRTRAIKMLVLDEADEMLNKGFKEQIYDVYRYLPPATQVVLISATLPHEILEMTSKFMTDPIRILVKRDELTLEGIKQFFVAVEREEWKFDTLCDLYDTLTITQAVIFCNTKRKVDWLTEKMREANFTVSSMHGDMPQKERDEIMKEFRAGQSRVLITTDVWARGIDVQQVSLVINYDLPNNRELYIHRIGRSGRFGRKGVAINFVKSDDIRILRDIEQYYSTQIDEMPMNVADLI; encoded by the exons ATGGATAAGATAACACGGAAAAATGTACCAGCAGAAGATTTATCAAATGTGGAGTTTGAGACCAGCGAAGATGTAGAGGTAGTGCCAACTTTCAATGCTATGAACCTCAAGGAGGAGTTGCTGCGCGGTATCTATGCTTACG gaTTTGAAAAACCTTCTGCCATACAACAGCGTAGTATAAAGCCTATTGTAAAAGGTCGGGATGTCATAGCACAAGCTCAATCTGGTACGGGCAaaactgcaacattttcaatctCCATTCTACAAAGTTTGGACACTACATTGCGTGAAACACAGGTGCTGTGTTTATCACCTACTCGCGAGTTAGCAGTTCAAATCCAAAAGGTCATACTTGCTTTAGGCGATTTTATGAACGTGCAATGCCATGTATGCATTGGTGGTACTAACTTGGGTGAAGATATACGCAAATTAGATTACGGTCAACATATTGTAAGTGGAACACCTGGACGCGTGTTTGATATGATTAAGCGACGAGTGTTAAGGACCAGAGCAATTAAAATGCTGGTCCTCGATGAAGCGGATGAAATGTTAAACAAAGGCTTCAAAGAACAAATTTACGATGTTTATCGTTATCTGCCACCAGCAACACAAGTTGTACTCATATCCGCTACATTACCGCACGAAATACTCGAAATGACTTCAAAATTCATGACAGATCCAATACGTATCCTTGTCAAACG TGATGAATTGACCCTGGAAGGCATTAAGCAGTTTTTCGTTGCTGTCGAACGGGAGGAATGGAAGTTCGATACACTTTGCGATCTCTATGATACCTTAACAATCACACAAGCCGTAATTTTCTGCAATACAAAACGTAAGGTTGACTGGCTAACAGAAAAAATGCGTGAAGCAAATTTCACAGTAAGCTCGATGCACGGTGATATGCCCCAGAAAGAACGTGATGAAATCATGAAAGAGTTCCGCGCCGGCCAATCGCGTGTGCTGATTACAACCGATGTGTGGGCGCGTGGCATTGATGTACAACAAGTTTCATTGGTTATTAATTATGATCTACCAAATAATCGTGAGTTGTACATTCATCGTATTGGACGTTCCGGTCGTTTTGGACGGAAGGGTGTTGCAATTAATTTCGTTAAATCCGACGATATACGTATTCTACGTGATATTGAACAATACTATTCCACACAAATTGATGAAATGCCTATGAATGTGGCCgatttaatataa
- the LOC126751257 gene encoding protein HEXIM1, translating into MESLVNKDNFAQENQKNSVNLEIVDVNTLGVNANATSPSNHVSEQKQPQNQPQKTKRKHRRGKPKPKNANKPYKNWKFQVPRPNFNGCGGGMNNRNGARPKILRSRSLVPYNTNKFLMEEHLAEVPSSLLTPSGRTRDSSFSVDSEDNYFFSLPEDEEEFLTKEFANVYEKARVERLENLTKQQLIEECLQIEDRYSSDQGRQQQLNAQRISSEFMSKIRILEEKVRELSRENYNLRCQLMRSAAMAVAASPPSAAPPTGAACQPTPMDSSSVDSESDSSSSSSSSSSSNRSAGLQRNNNIRQRRVRRSCSSRSSLSDYRASNENDQMESDEGDNIVNGANVIDANAENKSQRALINFNCEGPQSNANDRSIVVDAEMEDDFPSFSPILDSVETAQSLENVAVPLEVPQYNKNVEANESGEQN; encoded by the exons ATGGAAAGTCTCGTTAATaaag atAACTTTGCGCAAGAGAATCAAAAAAATTCAGTAAACTTGGAAATTGTCGATGTGAATACATTGGGCGTAAATGCAAACGCTACTTCTCCCAGCAATCATGTTTCGGAACAGAAACAACCACAAAATCAACCACAAAAGACAAAACGCAAACACCGGCGTGgcaagccaaagccaaaaaatgccaacaagccatacaaaaattggaaatttcagGTACCGCGACCAAATTTCAATGGATGTGGCGGTGGTATGAACAACAGGAATGGAGCACGTCCCAAAATCCTGCGGTCACGATCACTGGTGCCATATAATACGAATAAATTTCTTATGGAAGAGCATTTGGCGGAAGTGCCTAGTTCGCTGCTAACACCCTCTGGCCGTACACGTGATTCAAGTTTTTCTGTCGATTCAGAAGATAACTACTTCTTCTCATTGCCAGAAGACGAGGAAGAATTTCTAACAAAGGAGTTTGCTAATGTCTATGAAAAAGCTCGTGTTGAACGATTGGAAAATTTGACTAAACAACAACTTATAGAGGAATGTCTGCAAATTGAGGATCGATACTCATCAGACCAAGgacgacaacaacaattaaatgcACAACGTATTAGTTCAGAATTTATGTCGAAGATACGGATTTTGGAGGAAAAAGTACGAGAACTATCACGTGAAAATTATA atttacgGTGTCAATTAATGCGCTCAGCTGCAATGGCTGTTGCCGCTTCGCCTCCCTCTGCCGCACCACCCACGGGAGCTGCCTGTCAACCTACGCCCATGGACTCATCTAGTGTTGATAGTGAAAGTGATAGTTCtagctcttcctcttcttcgtcTTCATCTAATAGAAGTGCAGGACTCCAACGTAATAATAACATACGACAAAGACGAGTTAGACGTAGCTGTTCTTCACGTAGTTCCTTAAGTGATTATCGAGCTTCTAATGAAAATGATCAAATGGAAAGTGATGAAGGAGATAATATAGTGAATGGTGCTAATGTTATTGACGCAAATGCCGAAAATAAGTCTCAACGAgctttgataaattttaattgtgaaGGACCCCAATCAAATGCAAACGATAgaagcattgttgttgatgCAGAAATGGAGGATGACTTCCCATCATTTTCACCTATTTTAGACAGTGTAGAAACCGCACAATCTTTGGAGAATGTAGCAGTTCCTTTAGAAGTCcctcaatataacaaaaatgtaGAAGCAAACGAAAGCGGCGAACAAAATTGA
- the LOC126755154 gene encoding cyclin-G-associated kinase → MSEFFKSAMGYFNTAPNANVIGDTVNSISGSGAPAANITTNEFCGQIVEVAGYKLRVKRVIAEGGFAFVYVAQDVQSGKEYALKRLIGTDKQACNAIINEINTHKQLSGHPNIVAFVGATFIDKTTGPQQRAEYLLLTELCNGGSLIDCLNVSFDPALVLRIFYQASRAVAHMHTQTPPISHRDIKIENFLISNDKQLKLCDFGSATKETFAPTIEWGAKQRNLLEDQLSSVTTPMYRAPEMLDTWSNYEIGIKVDIWALGCILYALCFQKHPFEDSAKLRIVNGNYILPTDSRFQCFHDVIKGCLNVNPAHRFNISMVLERLAAISETKNWSLKGALELQGKPIESPQPRSPINGTNPANISGGSVTRPPANTAKVIEGTSKSSFYMDEPTDKLPQTQSANNSATTHTAGNASTSNTSLFSSLRGGAGSFLKNLKDTSSKVMQTMQQTIARTDLDISYITSRVLVMPCPSEGFESAYKTNNIEDVRLSIESRFPPQKVSIYNFGPSNCPRLPPPVRTVEVGSIYACPQAHSPSLQGIYSVVEDMYGFLKADAKSIVIVQTSDSGGCSAATIAAALLMYANLINEPEDAVQVFAVKRHPINLRASEFRYLYYFGDILRPTPLLPHYKSINLVSLSCQPVPRMTKARDGCRIYIEVYCNDRLLLSTLQDYEKMRLYLSGPGKITLPINLTVCGDLIVVLYHARNALKGMVRPQSLKICQFQINTGFIPEQETLITFTSNDLDDLPDIDQVPPDFSVSLSITFTDNECPPSRNPPWLPAKPKRNAQHLFSSQLEFEEMVDNFVTKPTSNQQTAPTKPQLTTHAVQKPLRPNTPPILPDVTEIRHEYAQRTQPETSPPIDLLNLNQPQPQLPVQDPQATAMPTSDASFDLLGAFGDDNSSGIGSAPIPDILENNVQPTSSADLDDIFGSVASTAPKISVEFNSFGGAQPTLADTDATAGASTSRPKVTPTPATGTFFGSVPTFNTNSSKEPSPQNSKDPFADIANLASGLNINFNPHTLGSKSTGATPIGTSPYTTQFSSPTHNTNNVRTPQTSQPTTASPNHMKSPSGVGNFGVSFTSGSIFSTPSGQNSNRPSPQPTAASAGANVQSNRPDYSRSNFDTSKPAQNTGPQAKNADIFADILGEQGYKFGSKTNQGPRSINEMRKEDLIKEMDPEKVKIMEWTEGKKSNIRALLCSMHTVLWTDAKWTKCEMSTLITPADVKKSYRRACLAVHPDKHNGTEYESIAKLIFMELNNAWTDFENDATQQNIFNT, encoded by the exons ATGAGTGAATTCTTTAAATCGGCAATGGGCTATTTTAATACAGCCCCAAATGCCAACGTTATTGGAGATACTGTGAATAGTATCTCTGGCAGTGGTGCTCCAGCAGCAAATATAACGACAAACGAGTTTTGTGGGCAAATTGTTGAAGTGGCAGGATATAAGCTTCGCGTAAAGCGCGTTATTGCAGAAG GCGGATTTGCCTTTGTATATGTCGCACAAGATGTGCAGTCTGGTAAAGAATACGCCCTCAAGCGTCTCATAGGAACTGATAAGCAAGCTTGCAATGCCATCATTAATGAAATTAACACGCATAAACAACTTTCTGGCCACCCAAATATTGTGGCATTTGTTGGAGCAACATTTATTGATAAAACGACAGGACCTCAACAACGGGCAGAATATTTACTTCTAACGGAGCTTTGCAATg GGGGTTCACTAATTGACTGCCTAAATGTATCATTTGATCCAGCTTTGGTTTTGCGCATTTTTTATCAGGCCTCACGTGCTGTGGCTCATATGCACACTCAGACACCACCAATAAGTCATCGGGATATTAAG ATTGAAAACTTCCTTATCAGCAATGATAAACAACTAAAACTATGCGATTTTGGTTCAGCTACTAAGGAGACATTTGCACCCACAATTGAGTGGGGAGCCAAACAACGTAATTTACTTGAGGATCAG ttGAGCTCAGTTACGACACCAATGTATCGCGCACCCGAAATGCTAGACACCTGGTCCAATTATGAAATTGGAATTAAGGTTGATATTTGGGCTTTGGGCTGCATTCTATATGCTTTATGCTTTCAAAAACATCCTTTTGAAGATTCCGCCAAATTGCGTATTGTAAATGGAAATTATATTCTGCCCACAGATTCTcgttttcaatgttttcatgATGTTATAAAAG gCTGTCTTAATGTAAATCCAGCGCATCGCTTTAATATATCGATGGTGCTAGAACGTTTGGCTGCTATTTCAGAAACGAAAAATTGGTCGCTCAAAGGTGCACTTGAATTGCAAGGAAAACCCATAGAGTCCCCACAGCCAAGAAGTCCTATAAATGGCACAAACCCTGCGAATATTAGTGGGGGCAGTGTCACACGACCACCAGCAAATACAGCTAAAGTTATTGAGGGTACTAGTAAATCTAGTTTCTATATGGATGAACCTACAGATAAACTGCCACAAACGCAATCAGCGAATAATTCCGCAACCACACATACAGCGGGCAATGCCAGTACATCTAATACTAGTTTATTCTCATCATTGCGTGGTGGTGCTGGTAGTTTTCTGAAAAACCTCAAGGACACATCATCAAAGGTCATGCAAACAATGCAACAAACCATAGCTCGTACTGATTTAGACATCAGTTACATAACTTCACGTGTTTTGGTGATGCCTTGTCCATCGGAAGGCTTCGAATCAGCTTACAAAACTAACAATATCGAAGATGTGCGATTATCCATTGAAAGTCGGTTTCCCCCGCAAAAAGTGAGCATTTACAACTTTGGCCCCAGCAACTGTCCGCGTTTACCACCGCCAGTGCGCACTGTCGAAGTCGGTTCAATATATGCTTGCCCTCAAGCGCATTCTCCTAGTTTGCAAGGCATATACTCGGTTGTCGAAGACATGTACGGTTTCCTAAAAGCCGACGCTAAATCCATAGTCATTGTACAAACGAGCGACTCTGGCGGTTGTTCTGCCGCAACAATAGCTGCGGCGCTGCTTATGTATGCGAACTTAATTAATGAGCCCGAAGATGCAGTCCAAGTCTTTGCGGTAAAGCGACATCCAATTAATCTGAGAGCATCCGAGTTTCGTTACTTATATTATTTCGGTGATATTTTGCGCCCAACACCACTATTACCACACTACAAAAGTATCAACTTGGTTTCGTTGAGCTGCCAGCCAGTGCCGCGTATGACAAAAGCAAGAGATGGTTGTCGCATTTACATAGAAGTCTACTGCAATGATCGACTGCTGTTAAGCACTTTGCAGGACTATGAAAAGATGAG gttaTATTTGTCGGGACCTGGCAAGATAACACTGCCCATTAATCTAACTGTTTGCGGTGATCTAATAGTTGTGCTTTATCATGCACGCAATGCGCTTAAGGGTATGGTGCGTCCACAAAGTTTAAAGATATGTCAATTTCAAATAAACACTGGATTTATACCGGAACAAGAAACATTGATCACATTTACATCGAACGATTTGGACGACTTACCTGATATCGATCAGGTGCCACCAGATTTCTCTGTTTCACTTTCAATAACTTTCACGGACAACGAATGCCCGCCAAGTAGAAATCCCCCTTGGTTACCAGCCAAGCCCAAACGCAACGCACAACATCTCTTCAGTTCACAGTTGGAGTTCGAAGAAATGGTGGataattttg TAACGAAACCAACTTCCAATCAACAAACGGCGCCGACAAAACCCCAACTTACGACACATGCTGTACAAAAGCCTTTACGTCCCAATACACCGCCTATTTTGCCGGATGTTACTGAAATACGACATGAGTATGCACAACGTACCCAGCCAGAAACATCGCCCCCAATAGATTTGCTTAATCTGAATCAGCCGCAACCGCAGCTGCCAGTGCAAGATCCACAAGCAACAGCAATGCCAACGAGCGATGCTAGTTTTGACTTACTTGGCGCATTTGGGGATGACAATTCATCTGGTATTGGGTCGGCACCCATACCGGACATTTTAG AAAACAATGTGCAGCCCACTTCAAGCGCCGATTTGGATGATATTTTCGGTTCGGTTGCCTCGACAGCCCCAAAAATCAGCGTAGAATTCAATAGCTTTGGTGGAGCTCAGCCCACACTCGCTGATACTGACGCAACAGCTGGTGCAAGTACATCCAGGCCTAAAGTAACTCCAACTCCGGCAACGGGCACTTTCTTCGGCTCAGTACCAACGTTCAATACAAACAGCAGCAAGGAGCCATCACCACAAAAC tcaaAAGATCCATTCGCTGACATTGCCAATCTGGCCTCTGGTCTCAACATCAACTTCAATCCGCACACACTAGGCAGTAAATCAACAGGTGCTACACCAATCGGAACCAGCCCTTATACCACACAATTCTCTAGCCCCACACACAACACAAACAACGTTAGAACACCACAAACATCACAGCCAACAACGGCCTCGCCGAATCACATGAAATCTCCTAGTGGCGTTGGTAATTTTGGTGTGTCGTTTACAAGTGGCTCAATATTTTCAACGCCTTCGGGTCAAAACTCGAACCGCCCGTCACCCCAACCGACTGCAGCTTCGGCTGGTGCAAATGTGCAATCGAACCGACCAGATTATAGTCGCTCGAACTTCGATACTTCGAAACCCGCACAAAACACAGGACCACAAGCTAAAAACGCCGACATCTTCGCTGACATACTGGGTGAACAAGGTTACAAGTTCGGTAGCAAAACAAATCAAGGACCTCGCTCCATTAACGAAATGCGTAAGGAAGATCTTATAAAGGAAATGGATCcggaaaaagttaaaattatggAATGG ACCGAAGGCAAGAAGAGTAACATACGTGCGCTCTTGTGTTCCATGCACACGGTGCTTTGGACAGACGCAAAATGGACTAAATGTGAGATGTCGACACTCATTACGCCAGCCGATGTAAAAAAGTCTTATAGACGCGCCTGCCTTGCAGTACACCCAGATAAG CATAATGGCACTGAATACGAGAGTATAGCTAAACTAATATTTATGGAGCTGAACAACGCTTGGACTGATTTTGAGAACGATGCCACACAGCAAAACATATTCAACACGTAA